Proteins from one Rosa chinensis cultivar Old Blush chromosome 7, RchiOBHm-V2, whole genome shotgun sequence genomic window:
- the LOC112176437 gene encoding respiratory burst oxidase homolog protein C, producing the protein MKETAPDDHIGAASAGVAPPQYHSDTELAGTEEMSGAGYSSPLSLSGTLNKRTGSKRSNNDEQEPNVEVTLDLLDDDSVAVRSVKPLPRGGDEDEHHHNTVDDSLTLLGDSKAAEKSNDQSFVRTASIRIKKELKKLASFSKQPQQRRRFDRMQSAAAPALKGLKFISKTDGNAEWPAVEKRFDKLTGSTNGMLTRAAFGECIGMNKDCKEFAGKLFDALARKHGIKGDSINKEELKEMWGQVSEQGFNSRLQIFFDMVDKDGDGRITVEEVKEIISFSASANKLSNIQKQADEYAALIMEELDPDNLGYIMIESLEMLLLYGPQETVVRGKESRNLSKMMSQKLKPVREDNPLRRWYRSTNYFLEDNWQRVWVMALWIGIMAGLFAYKYVQYKNRAAYQVMGHCVSMAKGAAETLKFNMALILLPVCRNTITLLRNKTKLGVAIPFDDNLNFHKVIAIGISVGVGIHSIYHLACDFPRLIKADGDKYAPMKQFFGEQPSNYSFFLKSVEGVTGIIMVVLMTIAFTLAAPCFRRGRLKNLPQPLKRLTGFNAFWYSHHLFVIVYTLLIVHGEYLYLTKEWYKKTTWMYLAVPLLLYGGERLVRAFRSSIKPVKIVKVALYPGNVLALHMSKPQGFRYHSGQYMFINCAAVSPFEWHPFSITSAPGDDHLSVHIRTLGDWTQQLKTVFSQVCQPPPSGKSGLLRADCVQGNDLNFPRVLIDGPYGAPAQDYKKYEVVLLVGLGIGATPMISILKDIVNNIKAIEEESENALESGTAGSGAPVSLHGNFKTKRAYFYWVTREQGSFDWFKGAMNEVAELDHNRVIEFHNYCTSVYEEGDARSALIAMLQSLNHAKNGVDIVSGTRVKSHFAKPNWREVYKRIALDHTNAKVGVFYCGPPALTEELRQLALDFNHKTSTRFEFHKENF; encoded by the exons ATGAAGGAAACTGCCCCAGACGATCATATCGGAGCTGCTTCCGCCGGAGTAGCACCACCTCAGTATCACTCTGACACCGAGCTCGCCGGAACGGAGGAAATGTCCGGCGCAGGCTACAGCAGTCCGCTCAGTCTCAGCGGAACTCTGAACAAAAGAACAGGCAGCAAGAGGAGCAACAATGACGAACAAGAGCCTAACGTGGAGGTCACCCTCGACCTCCTCGACGACGACTCCGTCGCAGTCCGCAGCGTCAAGCCCCTGCCACGTGGCGGCGATGAGGACGAGCACCACCACAACACAGTCGACGACTCGCTCACTCTGCTAGGCGACAGTAAGGCGGCCGAGAAGAGCAACGACCAGTCGTTCGTCCGTACGGCCTCCATACGGATCAAGAAGGAGCTGAAGAAGCTGGCGTCATTCTCGAAGCAGCCGCAGCAACGGCGCCGTTTCGACAGGATGCAGTCGGCGGCTGCTCCGGCCTTGAAGGGGCTAAAGTTCATAAGCAAGACGGACGGGAATGCGGAGTGGCCGGCGGTCGAGAAAAGGTTCGACAAGCTCACCGGCTCGACCAACGGGATGCTGACACGTGCGGCGTTCGGAGAGTGCATAGGGATGAACAAAGACTGCAAGGAGTTCGCCGGAAAACTGTTCGATGCTTTGGCCAGGAAGCATGGTATCAAAGGCGACTCGATCAACAAGGAGGAGTTGAAGGAGATGTGGGGACAAGTTTCTGAGCAGGGCTTCAATTCCAGGCTTCAGATTTTCTTTGACAT GGTTGACAAGGATGGAGATGGAAGAATCACTGTAGAAGAGGTTAAGGAG ATTATTAGCTTCAGTGCTTCTGCCAACAAACTATCAAACATCCAGAAACAAGCAGATGAATATGCAGCATTGATCATGGAAGAGTTGGATCCGGACAATCTTGGATACATCATG ATAGAAAGTTTGGAGATGCTCCTACTATATGGACCGCAGGAGACGGTGGTGCGAGGAAAAGAAAGCCGGAACCTGAGCAAAATGATGAGCCAGAAGCTCAAGCCGGTAAGGGAGGACAACCCTCTGAGGAGGTGGTATAGGAGCACCAACTACTTTCTTGAAGACAATTGGCAGAGAGTTTGGGTAATGGCACTGTGGATTGGGATCATGGCTGGTCTATTTGCCTATAAGTATGTGCAGTATAAAAACAGGGCTGCATATCAAGTAATGGGTCATTGTGTATCCATGGCCAAAGGTGCAGCTGAGACACTCAAGTTCAACATGGCTCTTATTCTACTTCCAGTGTGCAGAAACACTATCACTCTTCTGAGGAACAAGACCAAATTGGGTGTTGCTATTCCTTTTGATGACAACCTCAATTTCCATAAG GTGATAGCTATTGGAATTTCAGTAGGAGTTGGCATACACTCAATTTACCATTTGGCCTGTGATTTCCCTCGTCTTATTAAAGCTGACGGTGACAAGTACGCCCCGATGAAGCAATTTTTTGGGGAACAACCTTCAAACTATTCGTTTTTTCTGAAATCAGTGGAAGGAGTAACTGGCATTATAATGGTAGTGTTGATGACAATAGCCTTCACACTAGCAGCACCATGTTTTAGAAGAGGTAGGCTCAAGAACCTTCCCCAACCTCTCAAGAGGCTCACAGGCTTCAATGCCTTTTGGTACTCCCATCACCTTTTCGTCATTGTCTATACTTTGCTCATTGTCCATGGAGAGTACCTGTACCTCACCAAGGAATGGTACAAGAAAACG ACTTGGATGTACTTGGCTGTTCCGCTTCTCCTTTACGGAGGTGAAAGATTGGTTCGGGCGTTTCGATCTAGCATCAAGCCTGTTAAGATAGTTAAG GTGGCTCTATATCCTGGAAATGTGTTGGCACTTCATATGTCAAAGCCTCAAGGCTTCAGATACCATAGTGGGCAATACATGTTTATTAATTGTGCTGCTGTCTCCCCATTTGAATG GCACCCATTTTCCATCACCTCGGCCCCAGGAGACGACCACCTCAGTGTTCATATCCGGACTCTTGGCGACTGGACGCAACAACTTAAAACAGTATTTTCACAA gTTTGCCAACCACCTCCTTCTGGGAAGAGTGGACTCCTCAGAGCCGACTGTGTGCAGGGCAACGACTTAAA CTTTCCAAGAGTGCTAATAGATGGACCCTATGGAGCACCAGCTCAAGACTACAAGAAATACGAAGTGGTGTTACTTGTAGGGTTGGGAATAGGAGCAACCCCAATGATAAGCATCCTCAAGGACATAGTAAACAACATCAAAGCCATAGAGGAGGAATCAGAGAACGCCCTAGAAAGCGGCACGGCCGGTTCCGGAGCCCCAGTGAGCCTCCACGGCAACTTCAAGACCAAGAGGGCCTACTTCTATTGGGTGACTCGAGAGCAAGGTTCGTTCGACTGGTTCAAAGGGGCCATGAACGAGGTGGCGGAGCTGGACCATAACAGAGTGATAGAGTTCCACAACTATTGCACTAGTGTTTATGAGGAAGGTGATGCACGTTCTGCTCTCATTGCTATGCTTCAGTCACTCAATCATGCCAAGAATGGGGTCGATATTGTGTCGGGTACTAGGGTGAAGTCACATTTTGCTAAGCCTAACTGGCGTGAGGTCTACAAGCGCATTGCGCTGGATCACACCAATGCCAAAGTTG GGGTGTTCTACTGCGGGCCACCTGCTCTTACTGAAGAACTACGACAGCTAGCTCTGGATTTCAACCACAAAACCTCCACCAGATTTGAATTCCATAAAGAAAATTTTTGA